In a single window of the Chondrocystis sp. NIES-4102 genome:
- a CDS encoding virulence factor MVIN family protein has translation MTKRRWGGKYLDMWRKSSENSINRQIFAAALTVGLFTGLVKFASVGKELVVAWRFGTGDELDAFIIAMVIPSFVINVVAGSFKSALIPVYIKVREQQGQKAAQNLFAGISVLALGLLTLTAIALVVFAPLYLPLIASGFPPEKLRLTTHLLWSLSPLILLNGIINVWGGVLNAGERFALAAFSPAITPLATVIMLLAFPNLGIYALSIGWICGSFLEVLILGKGLSKQKINLLPKWSKYDVNLNEVTSQYFPVLTGAFMMCSAEIVDQSMAAMSSPGSVAALSYANRVISLPLTLATLALGTAVVPYFSKTIAQKNWRKIQHTFNYYLKIIFLTTIPLTIVFILASKLIVQVLFERGSFNPEDTQLVSQIQICYALQIPFYISAIFVVKLINSLGVNQFLAWGSTINLIVNIIGNYVLMQWLGVQGIALSTSCVYFVSFLFLYILTKNYLNKILLEDINL, from the coding sequence ATGACTAAAAGGCGTTGGGGTGGCAAATATCTCGATATGTGGCGTAAATCAAGCGAAAATTCAATCAATCGTCAAATTTTTGCTGCTGCGCTAACTGTCGGTTTATTTACTGGGTTAGTGAAATTTGCTTCTGTAGGTAAAGAATTAGTCGTTGCTTGGCGATTTGGTACGGGGGATGAATTAGATGCTTTTATTATTGCGATGGTTATTCCCTCCTTCGTTATCAATGTAGTGGCTGGTTCTTTCAAGTCAGCCTTGATTCCTGTATACATTAAAGTAAGAGAACAACAAGGTCAAAAAGCTGCTCAAAATCTCTTTGCGGGTATTTCTGTTCTAGCATTAGGTCTATTAACTTTAACCGCGATCGCCCTTGTAGTCTTTGCTCCTCTATATTTACCACTGATAGCTTCTGGTTTCCCACCCGAAAAATTACGTCTTACTACTCATTTACTGTGGTCTCTTTCTCCCTTAATTTTGCTTAATGGCATTATTAATGTCTGGGGGGGTGTATTAAATGCAGGTGAAAGATTTGCTTTAGCAGCTTTCTCTCCAGCTATTACTCCTTTGGCTACGGTAATTATGCTGTTGGCATTTCCTAATTTAGGAATATATGCTCTATCTATCGGTTGGATATGTGGATCTTTTCTAGAAGTATTAATTTTAGGCAAAGGTTTGAGCAAACAAAAAATTAATTTATTACCCAAATGGTCAAAATATGATGTCAATTTAAATGAAGTTACTAGTCAGTACTTTCCAGTGCTTACTGGTGCATTTATGATGTGTAGTGCTGAGATAGTAGACCAATCTATGGCTGCTATGTCGTCTCCTGGAAGTGTGGCAGCTTTAAGTTATGCAAATCGAGTCATTTCTTTACCCTTAACTTTAGCAACTCTAGCATTAGGTACAGCAGTTGTTCCCTATTTTTCCAAAACCATTGCTCAAAAGAATTGGCGTAAAATACAACATACTTTTAATTACTATTTAAAAATTATTTTCCTCACAACTATTCCTTTAACGATAGTTTTTATTTTAGCTTCAAAATTAATAGTGCAAGTATTATTTGAAAGGGGTTCTTTTAATCCAGAAGATACTCAATTAGTCTCACAAATACAGATTTGCTATGCTTTACAAATTCCTTTTTATATATCCGCTATCTTTGTTGTTAAGCTCATAAACTCCCTAGGAGTCAATCAATTTTTAGCTTGGGGTTCTACTATTAACTTAATAGTTAATATAATAGGTAATTACGTTTTGATGCAGTGGTTAGGAGTTCAAGGGATAGCTCTTTCTACTAGTTGCGTATATTTTGTATCTTTTTTATTTTTATATATATTAACTAAAAACTATCTCAATAAAATATTATTAGAAGATATCAATCTTTAG